Below is a genomic region from Saccharomyces eubayanus strain FM1318 chromosome XV, whole genome shotgun sequence.
AGGGcatattatttttggaatGCCATCTCGATTTTAGCTGTGATGAGGTTCCAAGAGAGCACTGTTTCTGAGACTAAAAAGATTGTGCTGGCTAAGCTTGCACGTCAATCTTTGTTAGACCTGAAACCGTTTGAAAACGTTCAAGAGATCATTGTTTATTGTCTAGTATTGGACGAGTTGTTCCTTGAATCCAAAGAAATCTCGGAAGAAATTGTCGAGATCACCCTTATAACTTTCGATACTTCAGTAAatttgtatttgaaaaactttatctTGAAGCACGTCAAGTTATTGGATTCTCCACAGAAgctttttgaagtttgcTCAAAACTTATCGAAAAAGGTCTTGATGATTACGAGTTGATCATAAACTTAATCGAGGCTGCCCATAAACTTTCCAAACCACAAGAGGAAGTACAGCACTGGCTTGACGGAAATTTAGGCGATTCAAGGAATACGAGATTGGCTCGTTTGAAGCTTGATATGGTATACACGAAGTCTGTTTCGGAACCATCTTTGTCTTATTACCTTTCGAAGTACCATAATAAACCTTGCTGTTCGGTCGACCTCAATCACTACACAGACCACATAGACAGAGATATGCTCAAAAGCGTTATGACCAAGTATGATCGAGACGATAGAGACTTGATTCATCATTGCAATACTTTGGAAATGGGACTAATTGAAAGTAACCCGATCTGCGAATATAACAGGTTCAAAGAAACCTTAACCAAAAAGCCAATAACCGATTATTCATCCTGTTCTACTTTTATATTAGAAATGATCAAAGGCGTATGTAAAGAAACTAGTCCAAACCTGAAAGATATACTTTTATGTATATCAATGTTGGAAAACTACCAAACCAAGGATCCTCATAACTTTGATACCGCGTGCTGGCTAATTGTTCTATACATGTATCTAGGCTTAGTCCCCGACGctcatttccatttctcAAACTTGAAGATCAAAAACGTTCAAACGGATTCCATGGATTATTTACAATTCGCGAGGTTTTCTACTTCATTTCCCAATAAACAAAGCGATTTTTACTCTAAAACTTATCACGAACACAATAATTTATATGACGTATCGCTAGCCAACTTACCTAGATATATCCAGATAGCATTTGAAAGATCTTCGTATAGTAAAATCTTGGGTATGTTCGAGATGAAGGATAAACTAATGAGATCTTATACCAGATGGATGAAAACGTTAGAAAACCTACAATTCTCACGTTTATGCAATGACAAACGCGGAAATCTGTTACAAAAAATGCACGAAGATTGGAGATCTTTAGAAATGACGGGAaatatatcattttctgATAATAGAGATTTGTCCATACTAGATAAAGATTTCGTTCAATTTTTCGGTTACGATAAAATCCTGGAATTTGCAAATTTAAATGAAACCTCAATTTTGTTAAGTTTGGTAAGGGAACTTATCATCGAAGCTCTGCCAAGCGGTGAGAAAATGGAACAAATAAGCGAACTTTTAGAGAAACTTTCATCAGAAAACCTTAATGAGCTGTTGGCTAATAATTTCACCGAAGTCGAATCAGTATCAttccaaatcttttatGAAATTTACGAAAATGACGGTAAAGAGCTGCATACTTTGATTTCGAAGTTAATGAAGATTCCTCTAaatgcaaaacaaaactggAAGATATCTCATATTTACCTCACCAAAATTGCAACTCTAAAGACACTTgacaatttgaaaaggatcaaaaataaagaaactCAAAAATTAGTTAAGAACTCCCTTAAAGAGCTAAGAGGATGCTGTGATACTCTTTTTAAGGAATATTCTGATGCAATAAACCTAGCATTCGAAGAACTACAAAAGGGCGAACCCATGAAATTGCTAAAAGAACTTGATTTTAAACTTGAAAGTCCTAAAAACATTAAAAATTCATTACTGAACATACAAAAGAATGTACGGAATTTATAAGCAAAATTCCATTCATATTATGATGTAACCTCAATCTTTTTTAGATAGATAAAATAACATGTAAATCCATGAGACTTTTATATTATTGCCTATTCAAAACCACAGTATTTGAAAGACACAAATAGTAAATAATTTGCAAAGCAGACTCcaaattacaaaaaaaaaatataaaatacaATAAACACTTTTATTTGTTGGTTTGAAAAGTTACATGCTTATACAATAGTTCATTTTTAGATTACYACTTCATCCATTCTAATTTGgctttcaaaatgaaaaacgCAATAAGACGGTATATAATGGCTACACATACAATAATCCCCAAGTATTTTTGAGTATTTCTTTCTAATCCATAAGAAACCAATACATCATGCCCGGTACCAAATT
It encodes:
- the MDM20 gene encoding Mdm20p produces the protein MSEKIEEEILELINRSNFKQCYARLGQLQKQFPNAVYFKILETYAKFKQSPGKFDYKKLLDEPYGLKGTTITGDSRSLEFLHNFFVELGRYDEALHVYERGNFKFPSYELSYHWFTKALEDSNFNQMSKASLQLAKYSDSGNLPKRAYYFWNAISILAVMRFQESTVSETKKIVLAKLARQSLLDLKPFENVQEIIVYCLVLDELFLESKEISEEIVEITLITFDTSVNLYLKNFILKHVKLLDSPQKLFEVCSKLIEKGLDDYELIINLIEAAHKLSKPQEEVQHWLDGNLGDSRNTRLARLKLDMVYTKSVSEPSLSYYLSKYHNKPCCSVDLNHYTDHIDRDMLKSVMTKYDRDDRDLIHHCNTLEMGLIESNPICEYNRFKETLTKKPITDYSSCSTFILEMIKGVCKETSPNLKDILLCISMLENYQTKDPHNFDTACWLIVLYMYLGLVPDAHFHFSNLKIKNVQTDSMDYLQFARFSTSFPNKQSDFYSKTYHEHNNLYDVSLANLPRYIQIAFERSSYSKILGMFEMKDKLMRSYTRWMKTLENLQFSRLCNDKRGNLLQKMHEDWRSLEMTGNISFSDNRDLSILDKDFVQFFGYDKILEFANLNETSILLSLVRELIIEALPSGEKMEQISELLEKLSSENLNELLANNFTEVESVSFQIFYEIYENDGKELHTLISKLMKIPLNAKQNWKISHIYLTKIATLKTLDNLKRIKNKETQKLVKNSLKELRGCCDTLFKEYSDAINLAFEELQKGEPMKLLKELDFKLESPKNIKNSLLNIQKNVRNL